A portion of the Cellulophaga algicola DSM 14237 genome contains these proteins:
- the thrA gene encoding bifunctional aspartate kinase/homoserine dehydrogenase I codes for MLQHLTIPNYTNHGGTTQDINLSYQLFGPELHTAPIVLVNHALTGSSEVAGENGWWSALIGDGKCIDTQKYTILVFNVPGNGHDGFVVENYKDFVAQDIAKLFLIGLKQLEVKRLFALIGGSMGGGIAWEMIALEPNLTENLIPVASDWKSTDWLIANCQIQEQFLLNSSQPVHDARMHAMLCYRTPESFKERFKRSTNEELHVFNVESWLTHHGAKLQERFQLSAYKLMNQLLKSIDITRDNKDAFSTIEKSATNIHIIGVDSDLFFTAQENKDTFKQLAQVNSNVTYGEIRSLHGHDAFLIEFQQMEQLLKGIFDQNGKNKRIKILKFGGRSLANGDGLNRVLEIVATKVNKGENIGVVLSARGKATDHLESILKRAAKGKEYSKDFEAFKVYQQSDFNVALSKEFSDLEKLFEGVSLLGDYSAKIKDQVLSFGELISGKVITQLLKANGVKAKFIDSRELIKTDSNFGDAQVYEALSKENVLEVISKLDANVVPVITGFIASNKGGETTTLGRNGSNYSAALIANFLDAAELQNYTHVDGIYTANPDYVADAKRIAELSYGEANELANFGATILHAKTIIPLIEKNIPLRILNTFNGDNEGTLISAKTSKEGIKSLSVIENVALVNFEGRGLLGKVGVDARVFKTLGANNISVNIISQGSSERGLGFVVDADKAEKAKEVLIDEFSSDFQTKDVNMITVTKDVSVISIVGQDLSSFHKPFNELIKNQIVPLLFNNTVTGKNVSLVVRRKDLYKALNVMHGQVFGISKKVNLAIFGHGNVGGTLIDQILKSAQNIEERKGIQLKVFAVANSKKVLLNKNGISENWKTDLDDQGVAFDLNSIFDFAKSHHLENLIAVDNTASKTFVASYLNMIENGFDLVSSNKIANTLSFDFYQNLRTELEKSQKQYLYETNVGAGLPLIDTIKLLHLSGENITRIKGVFSGSLSYIFNTFSEVDRPFSSILKEAMEKGFTEPDAREDLSGNDVGRKLLILARELDLSNEFADISIQNLIPESLHNVTVDEFKSKLSSLDAIFEKIKKEQKPNHVLRYVGDLSGDLQKEKGNLEVKLVSVPKESALGQVKGSDSIIEIYTESYGENPLVIQGAGAGAAVTARGVFGDILRIIEKGK; via the coding sequence ATGCTACAGCATTTAACGATACCTAATTATACCAACCACGGCGGTACCACACAAGACATTAATTTGTCATACCAACTATTTGGACCTGAGCTACACACTGCGCCAATTGTGTTAGTAAACCATGCTTTAACGGGTAGCTCTGAGGTGGCAGGCGAAAATGGTTGGTGGTCTGCATTAATCGGGGATGGAAAATGTATAGATACCCAGAAGTACACCATTTTAGTATTTAATGTGCCAGGGAATGGTCATGATGGTTTTGTCGTTGAAAATTATAAAGATTTTGTAGCCCAAGATATCGCAAAGCTATTTTTGATAGGATTGAAACAACTAGAAGTGAAGCGCCTTTTTGCGCTTATTGGAGGTTCTATGGGTGGTGGTATAGCTTGGGAGATGATTGCTTTAGAGCCTAATCTAACGGAGAATTTAATTCCTGTAGCATCCGATTGGAAATCTACTGATTGGCTAATTGCTAATTGTCAAATTCAAGAACAATTTTTATTAAATTCTAGTCAGCCTGTTCACGATGCGCGTATGCATGCTATGTTATGTTATAGAACACCAGAATCTTTTAAAGAGCGCTTTAAACGTAGCACCAACGAAGAATTACATGTGTTTAATGTAGAAAGTTGGTTAACGCACCATGGTGCAAAACTACAAGAGCGTTTTCAATTGTCTGCTTATAAGTTAATGAATCAGCTATTGAAATCTATCGATATTACTAGAGATAATAAAGATGCCTTTTCAACGATAGAGAAAAGTGCAACGAACATTCATATTATCGGTGTCGATTCGGATTTGTTTTTTACAGCACAAGAGAATAAAGATACCTTTAAACAATTAGCACAAGTAAATAGTAATGTTACCTATGGTGAGATACGATCATTACATGGCCATGATGCTTTTTTAATTGAGTTTCAGCAAATGGAGCAACTGTTAAAGGGAATATTTGATCAGAACGGAAAAAATAAGCGAATCAAGATATTAAAATTTGGAGGTAGGTCATTGGCGAATGGTGATGGTCTAAACCGTGTTTTAGAGATTGTAGCCACTAAAGTAAATAAGGGCGAAAATATTGGTGTTGTTTTGTCAGCACGAGGTAAAGCTACAGATCACTTAGAAAGTATTTTAAAAAGAGCCGCTAAAGGCAAAGAATATTCAAAAGATTTTGAAGCTTTTAAAGTGTATCAGCAATCAGATTTTAATGTAGCGCTATCCAAAGAATTTTCAGATTTAGAAAAATTGTTTGAAGGGGTTTCTTTATTAGGAGATTACAGTGCTAAAATAAAAGATCAAGTATTGTCTTTTGGAGAGTTAATTTCTGGGAAAGTAATTACGCAACTATTAAAGGCTAATGGCGTAAAAGCTAAATTTATTGATTCTCGCGAATTGATAAAAACAGATAGCAATTTTGGGGATGCGCAAGTTTATGAAGCTTTATCAAAAGAAAACGTATTAGAAGTTATTTCTAAATTAGATGCAAATGTAGTACCAGTTATAACTGGATTTATAGCATCGAATAAAGGTGGTGAAACAACCACTTTAGGGAGGAATGGGAGTAACTATTCCGCAGCATTAATAGCTAATTTTTTAGATGCTGCAGAATTGCAAAATTATACCCATGTAGATGGGATTTATACTGCAAATCCTGATTATGTAGCAGATGCAAAGCGTATAGCAGAACTATCTTATGGGGAAGCAAATGAGCTGGCAAATTTTGGAGCGACCATACTACATGCTAAAACAATTATTCCTTTAATAGAAAAGAATATTCCATTGCGAATATTAAATACATTTAATGGGGATAATGAAGGGACTTTAATTAGCGCTAAGACAAGCAAGGAAGGTATAAAATCACTATCTGTAATTGAAAATGTAGCCTTAGTAAATTTTGAAGGACGTGGGTTGTTGGGAAAAGTCGGAGTAGATGCACGTGTATTTAAAACTTTAGGTGCAAATAATATAAGTGTGAACATCATATCGCAAGGATCTTCAGAACGTGGTCTTGGTTTTGTGGTTGATGCAGATAAAGCTGAAAAAGCGAAAGAGGTGTTGATTGATGAATTTAGTTCGGATTTTCAGACCAAAGATGTGAACATGATTACGGTAACCAAAGATGTATCGGTAATTTCAATCGTTGGGCAAGATTTAAGTTCGTTTCATAAGCCTTTTAATGAACTGATTAAAAACCAAATTGTACCCTTGTTATTTAACAATACAGTAACGGGTAAAAATGTTAGTTTGGTCGTGAGGCGTAAAGACCTTTACAAGGCCTTGAACGTAATGCACGGTCAGGTTTTTGGAATCAGTAAAAAAGTGAACCTTGCTATATTTGGACATGGGAATGTTGGAGGAACGTTGATCGATCAAATTTTAAAATCGGCTCAAAATATAGAAGAACGAAAAGGAATTCAATTAAAGGTTTTTGCAGTGGCAAACTCTAAAAAAGTATTGCTTAATAAAAACGGAATTTCAGAAAATTGGAAAACAGATTTGGATGATCAAGGTGTAGCTTTTGATCTGAATTCAATTTTTGACTTTGCAAAGTCACATCATTTAGAAAATTTAATAGCAGTAGATAATACGGCTAGTAAAACCTTTGTAGCTTCCTATTTAAATATGATTGAAAATGGTTTTGACTTGGTATCTTCAAACAAAATAGCAAATACCTTAAGTTTTGACTTTTATCAAAACTTAAGGACAGAATTAGAAAAGAGTCAGAAACAATATTTGTATGAAACCAATGTAGGCGCAGGCCTTCCACTGATAGATACTATTAAGTTGTTGCATTTGTCTGGGGAGAATATTACACGTATTAAAGGAGTTTTTTCAGGATCTTTGAGTTATATATTTAATACTTTTTCAGAGGTTGATAGGCCTTTTTCATCCATCCTAAAAGAAGCGATGGAAAAAGGATTTACAGAGCCAGATGCTCGGGAAGATCTTTCTGGTAATGATGTAGGAAGAAAACTTTTGATATTAGCTAGAGAATTAGATTTGAGTAATGAATTTGCGGATATTAGTATTCAGAATTTAATTCCGGAGTCATTACATAATGTTACGGTTGATGAATTTAAAAGTAAGTTGAGTTCCTTAGATGCCATTTTTGAAAAGATTAAAAAAGAGCAAAAGCCAAATCATGTGCTGCGTTATGTCGGTGATTTGTCTGGAGATTTACAAAAGGAAAAAGGGAATTTAGAAGTGAAATTAGTTTCAGTTCCTAAAGAAAGTGCTTTAGGACAAGTGAAAGGATCAGATTCTATCATAGAAATATATACGGAGTCTTATGGAGAAAATCCGTTAGTGATCCAAGGCGCGGGAGCAGGTGCAGCAGTAACAGCACGTGGTGTTTTTGGAGATATATTGAGGATTATAGAAAAAGGTAAATAG
- a CDS encoding trans-sulfuration enzyme family protein, which translates to MKNKFETEAIRTQTERSQFLEHSTPMYVTSSFVFEDAEDMRASFSEEKERNIYSRYSNPNTNEFIEKVCKMEGAEAGFAFASGMAAVFSTFASLLDSGDHVVSARNIFGSTHSLFMNFLPKWNITSDYFEIDDLEGIDKLIKPTTKFIYAESPTNPGVDVLDLEELGKIAKKHNILLIIDNCFATPYLQQPIKFGADLVIHSGTKLMDGQGRVLAGITVGSAELIDKVYRFSRITGPALSPFNAWVISKSLETLAVRVDRHCENALKLAEFLENHPKVNWVKYPFLKSHPMYEVAKKQMKAGGSIVAFEVKGGLEAGRNFFDAIKLLSLSANLGDARSIVTHPASTTHSKLTTEEREAVNITDGTVRVSVGLEHIDDIIADIKQALEP; encoded by the coding sequence ATGAAAAACAAATTCGAAACAGAAGCTATAAGAACGCAAACAGAGCGCTCACAATTTCTAGAGCATTCTACGCCAATGTATGTAACCTCGAGCTTCGTATTTGAGGATGCTGAAGATATGCGCGCTTCATTTAGTGAGGAGAAAGAACGTAATATTTATTCTAGGTACTCTAACCCAAATACCAATGAATTTATAGAGAAAGTATGTAAAATGGAAGGGGCAGAAGCTGGTTTTGCTTTTGCATCTGGTATGGCTGCCGTGTTTTCTACTTTTGCATCGCTATTGGATAGTGGAGACCATGTGGTTTCTGCTCGTAATATCTTTGGTTCTACGCATAGTTTATTCATGAACTTTTTACCCAAATGGAATATCACTTCAGATTATTTTGAAATAGATGATTTAGAGGGTATTGATAAATTAATAAAACCGACTACAAAATTTATCTATGCAGAGTCTCCTACTAATCCGGGAGTAGATGTGTTAGACTTAGAAGAGTTGGGTAAAATCGCAAAAAAACATAATATACTTTTGATTATCGATAATTGTTTTGCAACCCCTTACTTGCAGCAACCTATTAAGTTTGGTGCAGATTTAGTAATACATTCAGGGACAAAATTAATGGATGGTCAAGGTCGTGTATTGGCAGGGATAACGGTAGGGAGTGCAGAATTAATAGATAAAGTCTATCGTTTTTCTCGTATAACAGGGCCTGCGCTATCGCCTTTTAATGCTTGGGTAATTTCTAAAAGTTTAGAGACTCTTGCTGTTCGCGTAGATCGTCATTGCGAAAATGCATTAAAATTGGCAGAGTTTCTTGAAAATCACCCAAAAGTAAATTGGGTAAAATACCCTTTTTTAAAGTCACACCCCATGTATGAAGTGGCTAAAAAGCAAATGAAAGCTGGTGGTAGTATTGTTGCTTTTGAAGTTAAAGGCGGATTAGAAGCTGGAAGGAATTTTTTTGATGCTATTAAACTATTATCACTTTCTGCTAATTTAGGAGATGCAAGGAGTATAGTAACACACCCAGCATCTACAACACACAGTAAATTGACCACTGAAGAACGTGAGGCTGTAAATATAACAGATGGTACCGTGCGTGTTTCAGTTGGTTTAGAACATATTGATGATATAATAGCCGATATTAAACAGGCTTTAGAGCCTTAA
- a CDS encoding arylsulfotransferase family protein encodes MMKKRTHLKILLQALLITALITFSACSSDSETSSSATDENTSEEESIDTNSYILVADTNSNGAYLINHDGDQLFSWEFDRSLGNDVNLLDDGSLVVCLKADNAGITFGGYGGMFRKINAYQSIDWEVSYTSGDEYMAHHDVEYLSNGNIIFPVWEKVTASEAAELGFSENNDIFPDAIVEMNPLTEEIIWEWHVTDHLVQNHDASKENFGVVVDHPNKVDINYNSSQANGDLMHFNGLTLDETNDILYITVNNYSEVWVLDHSTTTEEASTSTGGNYNLGGDLVYRFGNPLAYDNVGEVTLKNVHYPNLIETGNMIVYANDIYDNQSEVVEYELNPPYELVAGEDNEPEVVWSFTDAELYSSGLGSGVRMSNGNTLIAEGRDGTIWEVTASGEVLWQNTDYTTVWRAYAYAIDDSAVLALGL; translated from the coding sequence ATGATGAAAAAAAGAACCCACTTAAAGATTTTACTGCAAGCCTTATTAATTACTGCTTTGATAACTTTTAGCGCTTGTAGCAGCGATAGTGAAACCAGCTCTTCCGCTACAGATGAAAATACTTCTGAAGAAGAATCTATTGATACCAATTCTTATATTTTGGTAGCCGACACAAATAGCAATGGTGCTTATTTAATAAACCATGACGGAGACCAATTATTTAGCTGGGAATTTGATAGGAGTTTAGGTAATGACGTAAATCTTTTAGACGACGGTAGTTTAGTTGTTTGCCTTAAAGCCGATAATGCCGGAATAACTTTTGGGGGATATGGCGGTATGTTTAGAAAAATAAATGCGTACCAATCTATTGACTGGGAAGTTTCCTATACTTCTGGTGATGAGTATATGGCTCATCATGATGTGGAATACCTATCTAATGGGAATATCATTTTTCCTGTATGGGAAAAAGTAACCGCGAGTGAAGCCGCTGAGTTAGGCTTTTCTGAAAATAACGATATTTTCCCTGATGCTATTGTAGAAATGAATCCATTGACCGAAGAAATTATCTGGGAATGGCATGTTACAGATCATTTGGTTCAAAACCACGATGCCTCAAAAGAAAATTTTGGCGTTGTAGTAGACCATCCTAATAAAGTAGACATTAATTATAATAGCAGTCAGGCAAATGGAGATCTAATGCATTTTAATGGTCTTACACTAGATGAAACTAATGATATCCTATACATTACTGTAAATAATTATAGTGAAGTTTGGGTTTTAGATCATAGCACAACTACAGAAGAAGCTAGCACTAGTACTGGCGGAAATTATAATTTAGGCGGAGATTTAGTCTATCGTTTTGGCAACCCTCTTGCATATGACAATGTGGGAGAGGTAACTTTAAAAAATGTACACTACCCTAATTTAATAGAAACTGGAAATATGATTGTGTATGCTAATGATATATATGATAACCAGTCTGAAGTGGTAGAATATGAATTGAATCCTCCTTATGAACTTGTTGCTGGAGAAGATAACGAACCTGAGGTTGTATGGAGTTTTACGGATGCTGAATTATATAGTTCAGGCCTTGGTAGTGGCGTACGCATGAGTAATGGAAACACTTTAATCGCCGAAGGGAGAGATGGTACTATTTGGGAAGTAACAGCTAGTGGCGAAGTGTTATGGCAAAATACAGATTACACGACTGTTTGGAGAGCCTATGCTTACGCAATTGATGACTCTGCAGTACTAGCTTTGGGTTTATAA
- a CDS encoding RrF2 family transcriptional regulator: protein MLSKKTKYGLKALTFLAQQVDRQPVQISEIANAENISQKFLETILLSLRKTGFLGSKKGKGGGYYLIKDPAEIQMASVMRVLEGPISMVPCVSLNFYEKCDDCPDEAACGVHKLMLQVRDSNLEIYRNTSLADLIA, encoded by the coding sequence ATGCTATCAAAAAAGACAAAATACGGATTAAAGGCGCTTACCTTCTTAGCGCAACAAGTAGATAGGCAACCGGTACAAATTTCTGAAATAGCAAATGCTGAAAACATCTCTCAAAAGTTTTTAGAAACCATCTTATTATCGCTACGAAAAACTGGTTTTTTAGGAAGTAAAAAAGGTAAAGGTGGAGGGTATTATTTAATAAAAGATCCTGCGGAAATACAAATGGCTTCAGTGATGCGCGTTTTAGAAGGACCTATTTCTATGGTGCCTTGCGTAAGTCTTAATTTCTATGAGAAATGTGATGATTGCCCGGATGAAGCTGCTTGTGGGGTTCATAAATTAATGCTTCAAGTACGTGATAGCAACCTAGAAATATATAGAAATACAAGCTTAGCAGATTTAATAGCTTAA
- a CDS encoding DUF2061 domain-containing protein, giving the protein MIADQLILDKENTKTTYKEDSKSEDPRRSIVKSISWRIIGTIDTVIISWLVTGTLKLAFSIGVVELFTKMILYFFHERMWNKIKWGK; this is encoded by the coding sequence ATGATTGCAGATCAATTGATTTTAGATAAAGAAAATACAAAGACGACGTATAAGGAAGATAGCAAATCTGAAGATCCTAGAAGGAGCATCGTTAAGTCTATTAGTTGGAGAATTATTGGTACGATAGATACTGTGATTATTTCTTGGCTTGTGACAGGAACTTTAAAATTAGCTTTTTCAATAGGAGTTGTGGAGCTTTTTACAAAAATGATATTATATTTTTTCCATGAAAGAATGTGGAATAAGATTAAATGGGGCAAATAA
- a CDS encoding phosphoadenosine phosphosulfate reductase domain-containing protein has product MAFTENDIQKWNTDFASASPAEIIAFALTQNSNALVTTNFRPYEVNILHAVTAVDNTIKVIWCDTGYNTPNTYKHAEDLIKRLSLNVKLYVPKQTSSHRDAVMGIPGIEDPNHAIFTEQVKLEPFGRAMAEHKPEVWFTNLRKGQTALRNSLDIFSVSKDGVLKVSPFYHWTDAQLDAYLEENKLPNEHKYFDPTKVLENRECGLHT; this is encoded by the coding sequence ATGGCTTTTACAGAAAACGATATACAAAAATGGAATACGGATTTTGCTTCGGCAAGTCCAGCAGAAATTATAGCATTTGCACTAACGCAAAATTCAAATGCCTTAGTGACTACTAATTTCAGACCTTACGAAGTGAATATTTTACATGCAGTTACGGCAGTAGATAATACGATTAAAGTTATTTGGTGCGATACAGGATATAATACGCCAAATACGTATAAGCATGCAGAAGATTTAATTAAGCGTTTATCTCTTAATGTAAAATTATACGTGCCAAAGCAGACCTCATCACATAGAGATGCGGTTATGGGAATTCCTGGTATAGAAGATCCTAATCATGCAATTTTCACAGAACAGGTTAAGTTAGAACCTTTTGGTAGAGCAATGGCGGAGCATAAGCCAGAAGTTTGGTTTACAAACCTTAGAAAAGGACAAACTGCCCTGCGTAATTCTTTAGATATTTTTAGTGTAAGTAAAGATGGTGTTTTAAAGGTGAGTCCTTTTTACCACTGGACAGATGCGCAATTAGATGCATATCTAGAGGAAAATAAGCTGCCTAACGAGCATAAATATTTTGATCCAACCAAGGTGTTAGAAAACCGGGAGTGTGGATTACATACTTAG
- the cysD gene encoding sulfate adenylyltransferase subunit CysD: protein MERNRNEVNMKDTSGINPLENEAIYIIREVAAQFEKPVLLFSGGKDSITLVRLAQKAFWPAKIPFPLMHIDTGHNFPETIEFRDRLVKELGLELIVRNVQDSIDEGKVKEESGRYASRNSLQTTTLLDAIEEFKFDACIGGARRDEEKARAKERIFSVRDDFGQWDEKSQRPELFDMLNGQIELGQNVRCFPISNWTELDVWSYIQKEEIEIPSIYFAHQRKTFIRDGMIWSAEDDIVFRDEDEVVQERLVRFRTVGDMSCTAAVLSDAVSIDKVVSEIRDSSISERGARIDDKRSEAAMEKRKQQGYF, encoded by the coding sequence ATTGAGCGTAATCGAAATGAAGTTAACATGAAAGACACATCAGGCATAAATCCATTAGAAAACGAAGCAATTTACATCATTAGAGAGGTGGCTGCTCAATTTGAAAAGCCAGTTTTATTATTCTCTGGAGGTAAAGATTCTATAACACTAGTACGTTTGGCGCAAAAAGCATTTTGGCCGGCAAAAATTCCTTTCCCTTTAATGCATATTGATACAGGGCATAACTTCCCTGAAACTATTGAGTTTAGAGATAGATTGGTTAAAGAACTTGGTTTAGAGCTTATTGTTCGTAATGTGCAAGATTCTATTGATGAAGGTAAAGTAAAAGAAGAATCTGGTAGGTATGCTAGTAGAAACTCTTTGCAGACGACTACTTTATTAGATGCTATAGAAGAATTTAAATTTGATGCTTGTATCGGTGGTGCACGTAGAGATGAAGAGAAAGCAAGAGCAAAAGAGCGTATTTTTTCTGTTCGTGATGATTTTGGTCAGTGGGATGAAAAAAGCCAACGTCCTGAATTGTTCGATATGTTAAATGGTCAAATAGAATTAGGTCAGAACGTTCGTTGTTTTCCTATTTCTAACTGGACAGAATTAGATGTTTGGTCTTATATACAAAAAGAAGAAATTGAAATTCCTTCTATATATTTTGCACACCAACGTAAGACTTTTATAAGAGACGGAATGATTTGGTCTGCTGAAGATGATATTGTTTTCCGTGATGAAGACGAGGTTGTTCAAGAACGTTTAGTGCGTTTCCGTACAGTAGGTGATATGTCTTGTACCGCAGCAGTACTTTCCGATGCGGTTAGCATTGATAAAGTAGTTAGTGAAATTAGAGATTCTAGTATCTCTGAGCGTGGAGCACGTATTGATGATAAGCGTTCTGAGGCAGCGATGGAAAAAAGAAAACAACAAGGATATTTCTAG
- a CDS encoding sulfate adenylyltransferase subunit 1: MEVLKIATAGSVDDGKSTLIGRILYDTKSLTSDKLEAIEKTSKQKGYDYLDFSLATDGLVAEREQGITIDVAHIYFSTAKKSYIIADTPGHVEYTRNMVTGASTSQAAIILIDARKGVIEQTNRHFFINNLLRVKDVIVAVNKMDLVDFSEERYNEIKADFSELMAKRDYQDQNITFIPVSALKGDNVVNKSEHTPWYTGQTLLEHLENLDSKDVFNVGTPRFPVQYVIRPKTEDFHDFRGFAGKVYGGELSVGDEVVALPSQTKSKIKEIYAYDKKYQTASRRSSVTITLEDEINVSRGDMIVKVGDLPQIDKQFTANISWMDSDQLKTGGKYVIQHGVNKVLAKVDKIHHKINPDYSGIEENVDGLGMNDIARVTFKLNKPIFFDAFKDHRTNGSFIIIDTKTNSTVGAGFIQ, encoded by the coding sequence ATGGAAGTACTAAAAATAGCAACAGCAGGTAGTGTAGATGACGGAAAGAGTACCTTAATCGGTAGAATTCTGTACGATACAAAATCACTCACAAGTGATAAGTTAGAGGCTATCGAAAAAACAAGTAAGCAAAAAGGATATGATTATTTAGATTTTTCTTTAGCAACAGACGGATTGGTAGCAGAGCGTGAGCAAGGGATTACTATTGATGTTGCGCATATCTATTTTTCAACAGCAAAGAAAAGTTATATTATAGCAGATACTCCAGGTCATGTTGAATATACGAGAAACATGGTTACTGGGGCTTCTACATCACAAGCCGCTATTATTTTAATAGATGCACGTAAGGGAGTGATTGAACAAACAAATCGTCACTTTTTCATCAATAATTTATTGCGTGTAAAAGATGTTATTGTCGCAGTTAATAAAATGGATTTGGTTGATTTTTCTGAAGAAAGATACAATGAAATCAAAGCAGATTTTTCTGAATTAATGGCAAAGAGAGATTACCAAGATCAGAACATCACATTTATTCCTGTTAGTGCTTTAAAGGGTGATAATGTAGTGAATAAATCAGAACATACTCCTTGGTATACAGGTCAGACTTTATTAGAGCATTTAGAAAACTTAGATAGTAAAGATGTTTTCAACGTAGGGACACCTCGTTTTCCAGTGCAATATGTAATCCGTCCTAAGACTGAAGACTTTCATGACTTTAGAGGATTTGCTGGTAAAGTTTATGGAGGGGAGTTAAGTGTTGGTGATGAGGTTGTTGCCTTGCCATCACAGACAAAATCAAAAATAAAAGAAATTTACGCCTACGATAAAAAATATCAAACTGCTTCAAGACGCTCATCAGTGACGATCACTTTAGAAGACGAGATTAACGTTAGTCGCGGAGACATGATTGTAAAGGTGGGAGATTTACCGCAAATTGATAAACAGTTTACGGCTAATATTTCTTGGATGGATTCTGATCAATTAAAAACAGGAGGTAAATATGTTATTCAACATGGTGTGAATAAAGTATTAGCTAAAGTAGATAAGATTCATCATAAAATTAATCCTGACTACTCAGGAATAGAAGAGAATGTTGATGGTCTGGGTATGAATGATATTGCGAGGGTTACCTTTAAATTAAACAAGCCTATTTTCTTTGATGCCTTTAAAGATCATAGAACAAACGGCTCGTTTATCATTATAGATACAAAAACAAATAGTACCGTAGGGGCTGGGTTTATCCAATAA